From the Calonectris borealis chromosome 12, bCalBor7.hap1.2, whole genome shotgun sequence genome, one window contains:
- the IL17C gene encoding interleukin-17C — MCTGPLCVCTYRYPLRMHSCGWLGALVLLGALALCHGLRRPGSPPQHPHVHCYSAGELRDGEAPAHLLGRSLRWDHYVPVQLVPQLERLQEATGHRRHRRHRERVCPSLQLRAGLHSEPNERSISPWRYRIDEDENRYPRKLAFAECLCSGCVDVKTGRETTSLNSVAIHQTMMVLRRKPCPRPTGPGLVTFEVDYIRVPVGCTCVLPRTGR, encoded by the exons ATGTGCACTGGCCCGCTGTGTGTCTGTACATACAGGTATCCTCTGCGGATGCACAGCTGT GGCTGGCTCggtgccctggtgctgctgggtgcccTGGCGCTGTGCCACGGCCTgcgccgccccggcagccccccgcagcacccccacGTCCACTGCTACAGCGCGGGCGAGCTGCGGGACGGCGAGGCCCCCGCGCACCTCCTGGGCCGCAGCCTGCGCTGGGACCACTACGTGCCAGTGCAGCTGGTGCCGCAGCTGGAGCGTTTGCAGGAGGCCACCggccaccgccgccaccgccgccaccgcGAGCGCGTCTGCCCCTCGCTGCAGCTCCGCGCCGGCCTCCACAGCGAGCCCAACGAGCGCTCCATCTCCCCATGGCGCTACCG CATCGATGAGGATGAGAACCGCTACCCACGCAAGCTGGCCTTCGCCGAGTGCCTCTGCAGCGGCTGCGTGGACGTCAAGACGGGTCGGGAGACGACGTCGCTCAACTCGGTGGCCATCCACCAGACCATGATGGTCCTGCGACGTAAGCCCTGCCCGCGTCCCACCGGCCCCGGCCTCGTCACCTTCGAGGTGGACTACATCAGGGTGCCGGTGGGCTGCACCTGCGTCCTGCCCCGCACCGGGCGCTGA
- the CYBA gene encoding cytochrome b-245 light chain isoform X2, with protein sequence MGQIEWAMWANEQALAAGLIMLTGGIVAVAGQFKGWYFAAYAIVAGVLVCLLEYPRSKRKKGSTMERCGQKYMTAVVKVFGPLTRNYYIRAVLHAALAVPAGFLLSTILGTVCLGIASGIYLLAAVRGEEWRPIEQKPRERPHVGDTIKQPPSNPPPRPPADARKKQPAEVGGQVNPIPIEAE encoded by the exons ATGGGGCAGATCGAGTGGGCCATGTGGGCTAACGAGCAGGCGCTGGCGGCCGGGCTCA TCATGCTGACGGGCGGGATCGTGGCCGTGGCGGGGCAGTTCAAGGGCTGGTACTTCGCGGCGTACGCCAT TGTGGCAGGCGTCTTGGTCTGCCTGCTCGAGTACCCCAGGAGCAAGCGGAAGAAGGGCTCCACCATGGAGAGGTG CGGCCAGAAGTACATGACGGCGGTGGTGAAGGTGTTCGGGCCCCTCACGAGGAATTACTACATCCGAGCCGTCCTGCACGCCGC CCTGGCTGTCCCCGCTGGTTTCCTCCTCTCCACCATCCTGGGCACCGTCTGCCTGGGCATCGCGAGCGGCATCTACCTGCTG GCGGCAGTGCGCGGGGAGGAGTGGAGACCCATCGAGCAGAAGCCCCGGGAGCGGCCGCATGTGGGGGACACCATCAAGCAGCCGCCCAgcaaccccccgccccggccccccgctgaCGCCCGCAAGAAGCAGCCGGCGGAGGTGGGGGGGCAGGTGAACCCCATCCCCATCGAGGCTGAGTAA
- the CYBA gene encoding cytochrome b-245 light chain isoform X1, with product MGQIEWAMWANEQALAAGLIMLTGGIVAVAGQFKGWYFAAYAIVAGVLVCLLEYPRSKRKKGSTMERWDSVGMGVPRGPSGVGTPSDPPNVALQRPEVHDGGGEGVRAPHEELLHPSRPARRPGCPRWFPPLHHPGHRLPGHRERHLPAGGSARGGVETHRAEAPGAAACGGHHQAAAQQPPAPAPR from the exons ATGGGGCAGATCGAGTGGGCCATGTGGGCTAACGAGCAGGCGCTGGCGGCCGGGCTCA TCATGCTGACGGGCGGGATCGTGGCCGTGGCGGGGCAGTTCAAGGGCTGGTACTTCGCGGCGTACGCCAT TGTGGCAGGCGTCTTGGTCTGCCTGCTCGAGTACCCCAGGAGCAAGCGGAAGAAGGGCTCCACCATGGAGAGGTG GGACAGCGTGGGGATGGGGGTCCCTCGGGGCCCTTCAGGGGTGGGCACCCCCTCTGACCCCCCCAACGTTGCTCTGCAGCGGCCAGAAGTACATGACGGCGGTGGTGAAGGTGTTCGGGCCCCTCACGAGGAATTACTACATCCGAGCCGTCCTGCACGCCGC CCTGGCTGTCCCCGCTGGTTTCCTCCTCTCCACCATCCTGGGCACCGTCTGCCTGGGCATCGCGAGCGGCATCTACCTGCTG GCGGCAGTGCGCGGGGAGGAGTGGAGACCCATCGAGCAGAAGCCCCGGGAGCGGCCGCATGTGGGGGACACCATCAAGCAGCCGCCCAgcaaccccccgccccggccccccgctga